From a region of the Tachysurus fulvidraco isolate hzauxx_2018 chromosome 5, HZAU_PFXX_2.0, whole genome shotgun sequence genome:
- the zgc:174863 gene encoding muscle, skeletal receptor tyrosine-protein kinase isoform X2: MASASLLFFVLMMSSLRVGKSVDSLFTLKCQPAVGVIGQTTIISCSLEARTENKPSINTVVITKFGQKNPSFTFNKFDNIVTGDTRFSFNNAPSLELHNTMISDEGEYSYFIRTSQGPASIRFTLNVTAKYFPPVITTGQKEIIDNGPADLYCTANGGYPAGTIHWFDLRNTNWTKNTNLSITQGDDGLFTLTSKLTFSKIDSLWGQYRCVVLNSRYQEEGTSTSDLKIKDAPVNPPQAPDSLVKNIVAAAVVIGSLIVGLLIVLLLKRRRFQHDHQTEDDDYEEKDALNDSASVYTKAADADLSCPQSFPH, from the exons atggcTTCTGCATCTCTCCTTTTCTTTGTGCTGATGATGTCGTCACTTCGTGTTGGAAAGTCAGTCGACA GTCTGTTCACACTGAAATGTCAGCCAGCAGTTGGAGTCATTGGTCAGACCACCATCATCTCCTGCAGTTTAGAGGCCCGTACAGAAAACAAGCCTAGTATTAACACTGTGGTTATAACCAAGTTTGGACAGAAAAATCCCTCTttcacatttaacaaatttGATAACATTGTGACTGGAGACACTCGATTTAGTTTTAACAATGCTCCATCATTAGAGCTTCATAACACCATGATCTCAGATGAAGGTGAATACAGTTATTTCATCAGAACCAGTCAGGGGCCTGCGTCCATCAGGTTCACACTCAATGTCACAG CCAAGTACTTCCCCCCGGTTATAACCACCGGGCAGAAGGAGATAATAGACAATGGACCTGCTGATCTGTACTGTACAGCTAACGGTGGTTACCCAGCAGGAACCATCCACTGGTTTGATCTCAGGAACACAAACtggacaaaaaacacaaacctgagtATAACACAGGGAGACGACGGTCTGTTCACTCTGACCAGCAAACTGACCTTCAGTAAGATCGACTCTCTCTGGGGACAATACAGGTGTGTCGTCCTCAACAGCAGGTATCAAGAAGAAGGGACGAGCACTTCAGACCTGAAGATAAAGg atgcccCAGTGAACCCCCCCCAAGCACCTGACAGCTTGGTGAAGAACATCGTTGCTGCTGCAGTAGTGATCGGGTCTCTCATCGTCGGCCTCCTGATCGTTCTCTTATTAAAGCGAAGACGTTTTCAGC ATGACCATCAGACAGAAGATGATGACTATGAAGAGAAAGATG CTCTGAACGATTCAGCTTCAGTTTATACAAAAGCAGCTGACGCTGACCTGAGCTGTCCTCAGTCATTTCCACACTGA
- the zgc:174863 gene encoding muscle, skeletal receptor tyrosine-protein kinase isoform X1: MASASLLFFVLMMSSLRVGKSVDSLFTLKCQPAVGVIGQTTIISCSLEARTENKPSINTVVITKFGQKNPSFTFNKFDNIVTGDTRFSFNNAPSLELHNTMISDEGEYSYFIRTSQGPASIRFTLNVTAKYFPPVITTGQKEIIDNGPADLYCTANGGYPAGTIHWFDLRNTNWTKNTNLSITQGDDGLFTLTSKLTFSKIDSLWGQYRCVVLNSRYQEEGTSTSDLKIKDAPVNPPQAPDSLVKNIVAAAVVIGSLIVGLLIVLLLKRRRFQQLRRASAVPILNDHQTEDDDYEEKDALNDSASVYTKAADADLSCPQSFPH; encoded by the exons atggcTTCTGCATCTCTCCTTTTCTTTGTGCTGATGATGTCGTCACTTCGTGTTGGAAAGTCAGTCGACA GTCTGTTCACACTGAAATGTCAGCCAGCAGTTGGAGTCATTGGTCAGACCACCATCATCTCCTGCAGTTTAGAGGCCCGTACAGAAAACAAGCCTAGTATTAACACTGTGGTTATAACCAAGTTTGGACAGAAAAATCCCTCTttcacatttaacaaatttGATAACATTGTGACTGGAGACACTCGATTTAGTTTTAACAATGCTCCATCATTAGAGCTTCATAACACCATGATCTCAGATGAAGGTGAATACAGTTATTTCATCAGAACCAGTCAGGGGCCTGCGTCCATCAGGTTCACACTCAATGTCACAG CCAAGTACTTCCCCCCGGTTATAACCACCGGGCAGAAGGAGATAATAGACAATGGACCTGCTGATCTGTACTGTACAGCTAACGGTGGTTACCCAGCAGGAACCATCCACTGGTTTGATCTCAGGAACACAAACtggacaaaaaacacaaacctgagtATAACACAGGGAGACGACGGTCTGTTCACTCTGACCAGCAAACTGACCTTCAGTAAGATCGACTCTCTCTGGGGACAATACAGGTGTGTCGTCCTCAACAGCAGGTATCAAGAAGAAGGGACGAGCACTTCAGACCTGAAGATAAAGg atgcccCAGTGAACCCCCCCCAAGCACCTGACAGCTTGGTGAAGAACATCGTTGCTGCTGCAGTAGTGATCGGGTCTCTCATCGTCGGCCTCCTGATCGTTCTCTTATTAAAGCGAAGACGTTTTCAGC agCTAAGAAGAGCATCAGCGGTCCCCATTCTGA ATGACCATCAGACAGAAGATGATGACTATGAAGAGAAAGATG CTCTGAACGATTCAGCTTCAGTTTATACAAAAGCAGCTGACGCTGACCTGAGCTGTCCTCAGTCATTTCCACACTGA